The sequence TGAACTTTTCAATAACGGGATCCCAATTTTCTACACGATTCATGTTCTTACCCATAGGTAGCCCAAGATATGTGAACGGAAGCTCACCAATTTTACAACCGACCCGAATAGCCAAAACTTCAACTTCGTCTTTATTGACACCTAACCCGAATAATTTGctcttattataattaattttgagaCCCGAAGCGTTTTCAAAACATTTGAGAAGTTTCATCAAGTTGCAAAAATTTTGCCGGTTCCATTCACCAAGGAAAatggtgtcatccgcatattgaaggTGCGAGATGTTGATGTCCTCCGATCCAATTTTTACACCTTTGTACAATCCACACTCGATAGCTCTTTTAGTGAGAAGGTTTAAACCTTCCGCCGCGATTATAAAAAGAAACGGGGATATCGGGTCCCCTTGCCTCACTCCACGTTCTATACGGAACTCATTAGTAGGCGAACCGTTAACAAGAATAGATATAGATGCGGATTGAAGGCAAGCAAGTATCCATTTTCGCCATCTATCTCCAAACCCCATTCTCTTCATGATCTCAAGAAGGAAATCCCAACTTAGACTATCGAAAGCTTTCTCAAAATCCACCTTGAACATTAGGCTTTTTCTCTTATTCCTTTTGAGAAAATCAATCGACTCGTTTACAATGAGTGCACCATCTAGAATATATCTTCCTTTTAAAAACGCGCTTTGCTCTTTATCAATAAGACCGGGTAGCACATTACGGATTCGAATTGAAAGGATCTTCGCAAGAATCTTATAGTAGCATCCAATTAGGATAATGGGACGAAAATCGTTCAACCCCATAGGGTCAATCTTCTTTGGTACTAAGGTTACAAAAGAAGCATTGCAACCGTTGGAAATGTCACATTTGTCCCAAAACCAATTTAGAGCGTTTATAAGATCATTCTTTACAAGGCCCCAATataatttgaagaacttgaaattgAATCCATCCGGCCCGGGGGCCTTTGACACACAACATTCACCAATAGCGTTGAGAACTTCTGATTCCGAAAACATATGTTCCAGGCAGTCGGCTTGCTCGGGGGTAATCTGCTTCGGCATTGGGCCGAGAAGCCCATTATGTGATGTACCAGGCCCCATGAATTTCATATTGTTGCTGGACCTCACTTTGAATTGATCATTAAAGTGCCTGAACACTTCCTGTTTGATATCAATAGGATTTTCGCACCAAACACCACCAATATTTAGACCCCGAATGTTACGTCTAGAGTGTCTTCGTTTTATAAAGGAGTGAAAATATTTAGTGTTTTCTTCGCCTTCAAGGATCCACTTAACTCGAGACTTTTGTTTTGCCATGCTTGTCTTGATCTTTTCTAGCTCAAACCACCTCTTTCTCGAGTCTAACCATTTATCCCTTTCGGTATCAGTTAGGGATCTACATTCGGCCAATTTTTCCCAAGCACACGCTTCATTCATCAAACCTTCAATATCATTGTCCAATTTCCCAAAAGTCCGCTGACTCCACTCTCTTAAGGCATATTTCAAGTTTTTTAGCTTTGTTCTAAATACGCCATCAAGTCTATGGTTATTAACCTTGACATTCCAAGCATCGTTGATAACCTTGCTCGCACCTTCCATCACCAACCATTCATCGAAAATTTTGATTGGTTTAGGGCCAAAATCGATAGCAAAACACCTTGAACAACCTGAAAAAAACAATTACAGAATCAATCATATCGATCTATAGATTCACCAACCAAAATAACATTCTCGAAAGCAATAACAGATTTCAACCTGAGATGTTTAAAGAACCCAAGAAAAACAAaacactttaaaaaaaaaaaaagagagagggaTTGCATGAAAATTCATTCTCAATACCAAAACATAAACTCGCTAACAAAGATACCAACCAAAATAACAACTACAGATAGAACATTCAGCACCTTTAAAATCAGAGAACATCGATAATCCAACTATAAACAACATCTATCTCAACAGTGTATGTGCTTTATCAAcggatataaaaacagaaaatgacGCGATTCATCACACTCGATACTTGTCCACATACACACATTTACAGCGTTACTATTCAATTCTCAAACCTTTAGTACGTATCCATAAGCCACATCATGCCTATTTCGCTCGCAAATAGCAGGATCAGAGGGTCTAGGCTTCATCAATAGCAACATCACATGaagatttttattttttcttttttcttttggcACACAAAACTGCTCCGGAGGAAGATGTAAACAACACTAATGGATgattttgaccgagtttgaccaagtttgatcgAGTTTGACCGAGTATTCAGTTTGACTTTGACTGATTTTAACCTAATTTTGACTGATTTTCCGAGGAATCCAGAGTTTGGCCAGAGTTTTGACCGATTTTCGGAGTGGTCCTAAGTTTTGGACAATTTTAACCGAGTTTGACCGAGTACTCAGTTTGGCTTTGACCGATCTTTACCTAGTTTTGCCTTATTTTCTACGAGTTTTGGCTGAGTTTTGACCGATTTTCAGAGTATTCCCAAGTTTTGACCGAGTACTCGCTGATCTAATAAGGGAAAAAGGTAGTATCATACCTGATCACCGACATTAGGTCCATCGGCGTGAAAAAGAATGGGGGCAGCAATGTTATTATCTTCATTCATCAATCTTGAATTCTGAAAATGGGCGATGAGTGCAGCTTTTCCCTGTATGCGACCATATGCTCTTCATCTGCATCTGCATCCTATATCCTATATTAACATAAACACAGATTAGTATTGTTTCCCTACTTTCCAACTCTGTATCTTCTGTTGGGACTAATTGGTCATAGTAGTGCTTGATTATTATAAGCTTAGAAATAAATTGGTTAGGGTACCTAAGCTAGCATTTTAATAAATGTCACTGTTAAGTTTAAGAAATCAGGTGTTGACCGGATATTAGGGGAGTG comes from Rutidosis leptorrhynchoides isolate AG116_Rl617_1_P2 chromosome 4, CSIRO_AGI_Rlap_v1, whole genome shotgun sequence and encodes:
- the LOC139839495 gene encoding uncharacterized protein, which produces MNEPSLLFLSIRHLMGRSGFKFNSEKVAYLAYGRIQGKASLVAHFQTSGLMNEDKRCCPILFHADGPNAGDQGKAALIAHFQNSRLMNEDNNIAAPILFHADGPNVGDQPRPSDPAICERNRHDVAYGYVLKMLFIVGLSMFSDFKGAECSICCSRCFAIDFGPKPIKIFDEWLVMEGASKVINDAWNVKVNNHRLDGVFRTKLKNLKYALREWSQRTFGKLDNDIEGLMNEACAWEKLAECRSLTDTERDKWLDSRKRWFELEKIKTSMAKQKSRVKWILEGEENTKYFHSFIKRRHSRRNIRGLNIGGVWCENPIDIKQEVFRHFNDQFKVRSSNNMKFMGPGTSHNGLLGPMPKQITPEQADCLEHMFSESEVLNAIGECCVSKAPGPDGFNFKFFKLYWGLVKNDLINALNWFWDKCDISNGCNASFVTLVPKKIDPMGLNDFRPIILIGCYYKILAKILSIRIRNVLPGLIDKEQSAFLKGRYILDGALIVNESIDFLKRNKRKSLMFKVDFEKAFDSLSWDFLLEIMKRMGFGDRWRKWILACLQSASISILVNGSPTNEFRIERGVRQGDPISPFLFIIAAEGLNLLTKRAIECGLYKGVKIGSEDINISHLQYADDTIFLGEWNRQNFCNLMKLLKCFENASGLKINYNKSKLFGLGVNKDEVEVLAIRVGCKIGELPFTYLGLPMGKNMNRVENWDPVIEKFNKRLSDWKARTVSYGGRLTLVKSVLSSLPLYYFSLFRAPLSVIKILEISLSPYDEGGLNIGSLRGKNLALLGKWFWRAKTECDSLWVSVIRSIHGTNGLLLHPGSRIPNGKSSVWVNIMRAGYTIEDLGVNFTNSFSRLIGDGSSTQFWEEPWLITAPLKDTFKRLYHLEAVRNAWVRDRIAWSNLSVESCWNWLREPTGRALNELNQLLNLLNSYVKSGRDTDTWVWNLSSSGLFTTKRLATLIDEKIIGGYASANDETLKNNLVPLKVELFIWRMLKRRIPVRAELDKRGIDLDSVLCPLCDNDVESIEHLMVFCQQSMDIWERVYKWWGLGPVTNLSINEAFRGNCNRSSSPLGSKIWQALEWTCAYLIWRNRNQMVFSKKSWNSPTALMEIQLKSFEWISTRIKGRKLEWLTWLSDPWSCLI